A genomic stretch from Bacillus sp. E(2018) includes:
- the frr gene encoding ribosome recycling factor produces the protein MAKEVLTQAEEKMQKAIGALRREYSTLRAGRANPSLLDRVQVDYYGTQTPINQLAGVTTPEARLLVIQPYDKSAMADIEKAILKSDLGLTPSNDGQVIRIAIPALTEERRKELVKLVKKFAEEAKVALRNVRRDANDDLKKLEKEAEITEDELRRYNDDVQKLTDKYTAEADSVSSAKEKEIMEV, from the coding sequence ATGGCAAAAGAAGTTTTAACTCAAGCAGAAGAAAAGATGCAAAAAGCGATCGGAGCACTAAGACGCGAATATTCAACACTTCGTGCAGGTAGAGCAAATCCTTCACTTTTAGACAGAGTACAAGTTGATTACTACGGAACTCAAACTCCGATCAATCAACTAGCAGGTGTAACGACTCCAGAAGCTAGACTTTTAGTGATTCAGCCTTACGACAAATCTGCAATGGCAGATATTGAAAAGGCGATTCTAAAGTCTGACCTAGGTCTAACACCTTCAAACGATGGCCAAGTGATTCGTATTGCGATTCCAGCTCTAACAGAAGAGCGCAGAAAAGAACTAGTTAAACTGGTTAAGAAGTTTGCTGAAGAAGCGAAAGTCGCTCTAAGAAACGTTCGCCGTGATGCGAATGATGATTTGAAGAAACTAGAAAAAGAAGCTGAGATTACTGAGGACGAACTACGTCGCTATAATGATGATGTTCAAAAGCTTACTGATAAATACACAGCTGAAGCAGATTCTGTAAGTTCTGCTAAAGAAAAAGAAATCATGGAAGTATAA
- a CDS encoding PolC-type DNA polymerase III, whose translation MSGNDQQIRQERLSLLLEQLGMPHEMKAGFSEGTIEKLTIDKNNRSWHFIIGLLRPLTPDSYAWFSASLRQTFQHIAAVSFSIQTKESFQAEELLGFWPLCKEKLVETAAPSLGSMLSTQDPIAEGNFLCLTVRNDAEEALVQRKLSPVIKEMYSQFGFHSVMVKTEIKHSEEDFQKFIEQRKQEDQNKVMEALVEKEKAANRSEGPAARTDIMIGYSIKDDPVPIQTIQDEERRITIQGYVFHSETRELRSGRTLLTFKITDYTDSLLIKIFSRDKEDIPILQGIQKGMWLKVRGGIQNDTFVRDLVMIANDINEIKPEFRKDLADEDNKRVELHLHTPMSQMDAISSVSSLVGQAKKWGHPAIAITDHAGVQSFPEAYNAGKKNGIKILYGLEANLVDDGVPIAYNEAPRKLTDETYIVFDVETTGLSAVYNKIIELAAVKIRGGEIIDRFERFANPHESLSQTTIELTGITDDMVENAPEIEEVLRDFHAFMGDDILVAHNASFDMGFLNEGLRKIGLGEAKNPVIDTLELARFLLPQLKNHRLNTLCKRFDIELTQHHRAIYDAEATGYLLWKLLKETFEKDIFYHDRLNDNMGQGGFQRSRPFHCTLLAATQEGLKNLYKLVSESHLSYFYRTPRIPRSRLSKLREGILVGSACDKGEVFEGMMQKPIEEVEKIAEFYDYLEVQPPSNYYHLIERELVADEMNLREILSNIVQLGEKLNKPVVATGNVHYLNPEDAIYRKILISSQGGANPLNRQTLPDVHFRTTDEMLDLFSFLGEEKAQKVVCENTREIADMIQEIKPIPDDLYTPKIEGADDEVRSMSYNRARSIYGENLPELVEKRLEKELKSIIGHGFAVIYLISHKLVKKSLIDGYLVGSRGSVGSSFVATMTEITEVNPLPPHYVCPKCKESYFFNDGSVGSGYDLPDKECPTCEVLYIKDGQDIPFETFLGFKGDKVPDIDLNFSGEYQPRAHNYTKELFGEDYVYRAGTIGTVAEKTAYGYVKGYAGDNNLTIRSAEVDRLVAGCTGVKRTTGQHPGGIIVVPDYMDIYDFCPVQFPADDSGSEWKTTHFDFHSIHDNLLKLDILGHDDPTVIRMLQDLSGIDPKTIPASDPEVMKIFSGPDVLGVSEDQIMCKTGTLGIPEFGTKFVRQMLEETKPSTFSELVQISGLSHGTDVWLNNANELIANGTCVLKDVIGCRDDIMVYLIYKGLEPSLAFKIMESVRKGKGLPDEWIDEMKKNDVPDWYIGSCLKIKYMFPKAHAAAYVLMAVRIAYFKVHYPIWFYAAYFTVRADDFDVESMIRGSKALKTKIEEISAKGLDASTKEKNLQTVLELALEMCERGLSFQKIDLYRSSATDFLVEGDTLIPPFNSIAGLGTNAALNIVKAREQGEFLSKEDLQQRAKLSKTIIEYLDDQGCLEGMPDANQLSLF comes from the coding sequence ATGAGCGGTAATGATCAACAGATCAGACAAGAGAGGCTATCGCTTCTTTTAGAGCAACTAGGTATGCCCCATGAGATGAAAGCTGGTTTTTCAGAAGGTACGATTGAAAAACTAACGATAGATAAGAATAATAGAAGTTGGCATTTTATTATTGGACTTCTACGTCCATTAACCCCTGATAGTTATGCATGGTTTAGTGCTAGCCTTCGCCAAACTTTTCAGCATATTGCTGCAGTGTCTTTTTCGATTCAAACGAAAGAGAGTTTTCAAGCCGAAGAGCTTCTTGGTTTTTGGCCGTTATGCAAAGAAAAGTTAGTAGAGACAGCAGCACCAAGTTTAGGAAGCATGCTTTCTACGCAAGATCCTATTGCGGAAGGCAATTTTTTGTGTTTGACCGTACGAAATGATGCGGAAGAAGCGCTTGTGCAAAGAAAGCTTTCTCCTGTTATTAAGGAGATGTACAGTCAGTTTGGCTTTCATTCTGTAATGGTTAAAACAGAGATCAAACACTCTGAAGAGGATTTTCAAAAGTTTATCGAACAGAGAAAACAAGAAGATCAGAATAAAGTAATGGAAGCTTTAGTTGAAAAAGAAAAAGCTGCTAATCGATCGGAAGGTCCTGCAGCAAGAACTGATATCATGATCGGTTATTCGATCAAGGATGATCCTGTTCCGATTCAGACGATTCAAGATGAAGAAAGACGCATTACGATTCAAGGCTACGTCTTTCATTCCGAAACGCGAGAGCTTAGAAGCGGGCGTACATTATTAACATTTAAGATCACCGATTACACGGATTCCCTGTTAATTAAAATTTTCTCTCGTGACAAAGAAGATATTCCAATCCTTCAAGGTATTCAAAAGGGAATGTGGTTAAAAGTTCGAGGCGGAATTCAAAATGATACGTTTGTAAGAGATCTAGTTATGATCGCAAACGATATTAATGAGATCAAACCTGAGTTCAGAAAAGATTTAGCGGATGAAGACAACAAACGTGTTGAGCTTCATCTTCACACACCGATGAGTCAGATGGACGCGATATCTTCTGTTTCCTCTTTAGTGGGACAGGCAAAAAAATGGGGTCATCCAGCTATCGCGATAACTGATCATGCTGGTGTTCAGTCCTTTCCAGAAGCTTATAATGCAGGAAAGAAAAACGGAATCAAGATCCTGTATGGACTTGAAGCGAATCTTGTAGATGATGGAGTACCGATCGCATACAACGAGGCGCCGAGAAAATTAACAGATGAAACATACATTGTCTTTGACGTTGAGACGACAGGTTTATCAGCTGTATATAATAAAATTATTGAACTCGCAGCTGTAAAAATACGTGGCGGGGAGATCATTGATCGTTTTGAAAGGTTCGCGAATCCTCATGAATCCCTATCTCAAACAACGATTGAATTAACTGGAATTACAGATGATATGGTCGAGAACGCACCTGAGATCGAAGAAGTGCTTCGTGATTTTCATGCGTTTATGGGTGATGATATCCTAGTAGCTCATAACGCGAGCTTTGACATGGGATTCTTGAACGAAGGTTTACGAAAGATAGGATTAGGCGAAGCGAAGAATCCTGTTATTGACACACTTGAATTGGCAAGATTTCTGCTGCCGCAATTAAAGAATCATAGATTGAACACCCTTTGTAAAAGGTTCGATATCGAACTTACTCAGCATCACCGAGCCATCTATGATGCTGAAGCTACTGGTTATCTACTATGGAAGCTTCTAAAAGAGACGTTTGAAAAGGATATCTTCTATCACGACCGTTTGAACGATAATATGGGACAAGGCGGATTTCAGAGATCTAGACCGTTTCACTGTACACTTTTAGCTGCGACACAAGAAGGTCTTAAGAATTTATACAAACTCGTTTCTGAATCACATCTATCTTATTTTTATCGAACACCACGTATCCCTAGATCACGATTAAGTAAACTACGAGAAGGTATACTCGTCGGTTCAGCTTGTGATAAAGGTGAAGTGTTTGAAGGTATGATGCAAAAACCAATCGAAGAAGTTGAAAAGATCGCGGAGTTCTATGATTACTTAGAGGTTCAGCCACCAAGTAACTATTATCATCTTATCGAAAGAGAATTAGTCGCAGATGAGATGAACTTAAGAGAGATCCTCTCTAACATCGTTCAGCTTGGAGAGAAATTGAACAAACCGGTTGTCGCAACAGGAAACGTTCATTATTTAAACCCTGAAGATGCGATCTATCGAAAGATCTTGATCTCTTCTCAAGGTGGAGCGAATCCGCTGAACAGACAAACTCTTCCAGATGTTCATTTTAGAACGACGGATGAGATGTTAGACTTGTTCTCTTTCTTAGGTGAGGAAAAAGCTCAAAAAGTAGTTTGTGAAAATACGAGAGAGATCGCTGACATGATTCAGGAGATCAAACCGATCCCTGATGATTTATATACACCGAAGATCGAGGGCGCAGATGATGAAGTGCGCTCGATGAGTTATAACCGAGCGAGAAGCATCTATGGAGAGAACCTTCCTGAACTTGTTGAGAAAAGGTTAGAAAAAGAATTAAAGAGTATTATCGGACATGGATTTGCGGTTATTTACTTGATCTCACATAAACTTGTAAAAAAATCGTTGATTGATGGATACCTTGTAGGATCGCGTGGATCAGTTGGTTCGTCGTTTGTTGCGACAATGACAGAGATTACTGAAGTAAATCCACTCCCTCCTCACTATGTTTGTCCGAAGTGTAAAGAATCCTATTTCTTTAATGATGGTTCTGTAGGTTCTGGTTATGATCTTCCAGATAAAGAGTGTCCAACTTGCGAAGTGCTTTATATAAAAGATGGACAAGATATTCCGTTCGAAACTTTCCTTGGTTTTAAAGGAGATAAAGTACCGGATATCGACTTGAACTTCTCAGGTGAATACCAGCCTAGAGCACATAACTACACGAAAGAACTATTCGGTGAAGATTATGTGTATCGTGCAGGTACGATAGGTACCGTAGCTGAAAAAACGGCTTATGGTTATGTAAAAGGGTATGCGGGAGACAATAACTTAACGATCCGATCGGCAGAAGTTGATCGCCTCGTAGCTGGTTGTACAGGAGTAAAAAGAACAACGGGTCAGCACCCAGGTGGAATAATAGTTGTTCCAGATTATATGGACATCTATGATTTTTGTCCTGTTCAGTTCCCAGCCGATGATAGTGGATCAGAATGGAAGACGACTCATTTTGATTTTCACTCGATTCACGATAATTTATTAAAACTTGATATACTCGGACACGATGATCCGACCGTTATACGTATGCTGCAAGATCTAAGCGGTATTGATCCGAAGACCATTCCTGCGTCTGATCCAGAAGTGATGAAAATCTTCTCAGGTCCGGACGTGTTAGGTGTATCCGAAGATCAGATTATGTGTAAGACAGGCACATTAGGAATTCCAGAGTTCGGAACAAAGTTCGTAAGACAGATGCTAGAAGAAACCAAACCTAGTACTTTCTCTGAACTTGTACAGATTTCAGGACTATCTCATGGTACCGACGTGTGGCTTAACAACGCGAACGAACTGATCGCAAACGGTACTTGTGTGCTAAAAGATGTTATCGGATGCCGTGATGACATCATGGTCTACCTGATCTATAAAGGCCTCGAGCCGTCGCTTGCTTTTAAGATCATGGAGAGTGTACGTAAAGGAAAGGGTCTGCCGGATGAGTGGATCGATGAGATGAAGAAGAATGATGTCCCTGATTGGTATATTGGTTCATGTTTGAAGATCAAATACATGTTCCCTAAAGCCCATGCTGCAGCATACGTATTGATGGCCGTTCGTATCGCCTATTTTAAAGTTCATTATCCGATTTGGTTCTACGCGGCATATTTCACGGTAAGAGCAGATGATTTTGATGTGGAGTCTATGATCAGAGGATCCAAAGCGTTAAAGACAAAGATTGAAGAGATCTCTGCTAAAGGTCTCGATGCTTCTACAAAAGAGAAGAACTTGCAGACTGTTCTCGAGCTTGCTCTTGAGATGTGTGAAAGAGGGCTATCGTTTCAGAAAATCGACCTTTATCGCTCGAGCGCAACAGATTTCTTAGTAGAAGGAGACACGTTGATTCCACCGTTCAATTCAATCGCAGGATTAGGCACAAACGCAGCATTGAACATTGTAAAAGCAAGAGAACAAGGTGAATTTCTTTCTAAAGAAGATCTTCAGCAGCGTGCGAAGTTATCTAAGACCATTATTGAGTACTTAGATGACCAAGGTTGTTTAGAAGGGATGCCTGATGCAAACCAGCTTTCGCTCTTTTAA
- the rseP gene encoding RIP metalloprotease RseP, whose amino-acid sequence MNTVIAIIIILGALIFFHELGHLLLAKRAGILCREFAIGFGPKVFAFKKGETVYTIRLLPLGGFVRMAGEDPEGIELKAGHRVGLIFNGANEVEKIVVNHRDKYPVQKTITIEKADLERELYVTGFENEDSGTSTYKVKEDALFVADHQEMQIAPYNRQFGSKTIMQRTLAIFAGPAMNFLLAFVILVVFSLMQGIPTNESRLGTLQEGAGADKAGLIKGDKIIAVQGEKMDDWKELVSVIQENPGEKLMFTINRNGEEKVVPVTLGSRKGAEDKNEGFIGAHPYTESSFVGSLEYGAKQTWFMTTAIFTGLGQLITGQHGIDQLSGPLGIYEYTDQAAKAGVYMLLQWAAILSVNLGIFNLLPLPALDGGRLLFLGVEALRGKPIDPQKEGMVHFIGFAFLMLLMLVVTWNDIQKIFLG is encoded by the coding sequence ATGAACACTGTGATAGCCATTATCATCATTTTAGGCGCTTTAATTTTCTTTCATGAACTCGGACATTTATTGCTGGCAAAGCGTGCAGGCATATTATGTCGTGAGTTTGCTATTGGATTCGGCCCGAAAGTGTTTGCCTTCAAGAAAGGGGAAACGGTCTACACGATTCGTCTTTTACCTCTTGGAGGGTTCGTACGTATGGCTGGAGAAGATCCAGAGGGTATTGAACTTAAGGCAGGTCACAGAGTTGGTTTGATCTTCAATGGAGCAAATGAAGTGGAGAAAATCGTTGTCAATCACCGTGATAAATATCCAGTTCAAAAAACGATTACCATTGAAAAGGCTGATCTAGAACGTGAATTGTATGTAACTGGTTTTGAAAACGAAGACTCTGGAACATCAACGTATAAAGTAAAAGAAGATGCGTTATTTGTTGCTGATCACCAAGAGATGCAGATCGCACCTTATAACCGTCAGTTTGGATCGAAAACGATCATGCAGAGAACACTTGCAATCTTTGCTGGACCTGCAATGAACTTTTTACTAGCTTTCGTGATCTTAGTCGTATTTTCACTCATGCAAGGTATCCCGACGAATGAATCAAGACTAGGTACTCTTCAAGAAGGAGCAGGTGCCGATAAAGCTGGTTTGATAAAAGGGGATAAAATTATCGCAGTTCAGGGTGAAAAGATGGACGATTGGAAAGAGTTAGTGTCTGTGATTCAAGAAAACCCCGGTGAAAAGTTAATGTTTACGATCAATCGTAATGGAGAAGAGAAAGTGGTTCCAGTCACACTTGGCTCTCGTAAAGGTGCTGAAGATAAGAACGAAGGATTTATCGGGGCACATCCATATACTGAATCTTCGTTTGTTGGTTCATTAGAATACGGCGCTAAACAAACGTGGTTTATGACAACGGCTATATTTACAGGACTCGGACAATTGATCACGGGTCAGCATGGAATCGATCAGCTTTCTGGACCACTTGGAATCTATGAGTATACAGATCAAGCTGCCAAAGCTGGCGTTTATATGCTGTTGCAATGGGCAGCTATATTGAGTGTTAACTTAGGGATCTTTAACTTGTTGCCATTACCTGCACTAGATGGAGGACGACTTCTATTCTTAGGAGTTGAAGCTTTGAGAGGGAAACCGATCGATCCGCAAAAAGAAGGAATGGTTCATTTTATCGGGTTTGCCTTTCTGATGTTATTAATGCTAGTTGTTACATGGAACGATATACAGAAAATTTTTCTTGGTTAA
- a CDS encoding proline--tRNA ligase, which yields MRQSQLFMPTLREVPADADVKSHQLLLRAGFIRQNAAGIYSFLPLGKKVLHKVENIVREEMNRAGSQEMMMPALQLAELWQESGRWYSYGPELMRLKDRHERDFALGATHEEVITSIVRDEVKSYKKLPLNLYQIQTKFRDEKRPRFGLLRGREFIMKDAYSFHDKQESLDDTYEAMKDAYSAIFSRCGLNFRAVLADSGAIGGKDNHEFMVLSEIGEDLIAYSTDSDFAANIEMAPVVLQEDRSSEALIELEKVETKNAKTIQEVSDFLQVAPSKVMKSLLYIADEQPVLVLVRGDHEVNEIKLKNVLSASEVELATAEETKKWLNAEHGSLGPVQLSKEVKVIADQAVPYMVNAVCGANEAGYHYTNVNPKRDFEINETADLRFVVEGDLSPDGKGTIVFAKGIEVGHVFKLGKVYSEPMKASYLDENGKNQIMSMGCYGIGVSRTLAAVAEENNDDKGLIWPLSLTPFDVHLIAVNSKNAEQAALSDELYTQIKNDGFDCLYDDRPERAGVKFTDSDLIGLPIRVMVGKRASEGIVEVKIRKSGESYEVPVSELSSFIKNVWDKLKN from the coding sequence ATGAGACAAAGTCAGTTGTTTATGCCAACTTTAAGAGAAGTTCCTGCAGATGCAGATGTTAAAAGCCATCAGCTTTTATTAAGAGCTGGCTTTATCCGTCAGAATGCTGCTGGTATTTATTCTTTTCTTCCATTGGGGAAAAAGGTTCTTCATAAGGTAGAGAATATTGTACGAGAAGAAATGAATCGTGCTGGTTCACAAGAGATGATGATGCCGGCACTACAGCTTGCTGAGCTTTGGCAGGAAAGTGGCCGCTGGTATAGCTATGGCCCTGAACTAATGAGATTAAAAGACCGACACGAGCGTGATTTCGCTCTTGGAGCGACTCATGAAGAAGTGATTACGAGTATCGTTCGAGACGAAGTGAAATCATATAAGAAGCTTCCTCTTAATCTATATCAAATTCAAACAAAGTTCAGAGACGAAAAGCGTCCACGTTTCGGATTGCTACGTGGTAGAGAGTTCATCATGAAAGATGCATACTCTTTCCATGATAAGCAAGAAAGTCTTGATGATACGTATGAAGCGATGAAAGATGCCTACTCGGCTATCTTTAGCCGTTGCGGACTAAACTTCCGCGCGGTATTAGCAGACTCTGGTGCAATCGGTGGTAAAGATAATCATGAGTTCATGGTCTTATCAGAAATTGGTGAAGATTTGATCGCGTATTCAACAGATTCAGATTTTGCAGCGAACATCGAGATGGCTCCTGTTGTACTTCAGGAAGATCGTTCCTCTGAAGCTCTTATAGAGCTTGAAAAAGTAGAAACGAAGAACGCGAAAACAATTCAAGAGGTTTCAGATTTCTTACAAGTTGCACCATCAAAAGTTATGAAATCACTGCTTTATATCGCGGATGAACAACCTGTTTTAGTGTTAGTCAGAGGAGATCATGAGGTTAATGAGATCAAGCTTAAAAATGTCCTCTCTGCTTCAGAAGTTGAATTAGCTACGGCAGAAGAAACAAAAAAATGGTTGAATGCTGAACATGGATCTCTAGGACCTGTTCAGTTATCAAAAGAAGTGAAAGTAATCGCAGATCAAGCAGTGCCATATATGGTAAATGCAGTTTGTGGTGCAAATGAAGCTGGCTATCATTATACAAATGTTAATCCGAAAAGAGATTTTGAGATTAATGAAACAGCTGACCTTCGTTTCGTTGTGGAAGGTGATCTTTCACCGGATGGTAAAGGGACGATTGTTTTTGCAAAAGGAATTGAAGTCGGGCATGTGTTCAAACTTGGTAAAGTTTACAGCGAACCGATGAAAGCTTCTTATTTAGATGAGAACGGTAAGAATCAAATCATGTCCATGGGTTGTTATGGCATAGGTGTTTCACGTACATTAGCGGCTGTAGCTGAAGAAAACAATGATGATAAAGGATTGATCTGGCCGTTATCATTAACACCGTTTGATGTTCATTTAATTGCTGTTAACAGTAAGAACGCAGAACAAGCAGCACTGTCCGATGAGCTTTACACGCAGATTAAGAACGATGGTTTTGATTGCTTATATGATGATCGCCCGGAACGTGCAGGTGTGAAATTTACAGATAGCGATCTTATCGGACTGCCAATTCGTGTTATGGTTGGAAAACGTGCTTCAGAAGGCATCGTAGAAGTGAAGATTCGTAAGAGCGGAGAATCTTATGAAGTGCCAGTTTCTGAACTGAGCAGCTTTATTAAGAATGTGTGGGACAAGCTTAAAAATTAG
- a CDS encoding isoprenyl transferase — protein sequence MLDKLFFKKKSPENHTFKVENIPKHVAIIMDGNGRWARKRAMPRIAGHHEGMKTVRKIVKEANKIGIEVLTLYAFSTENWKRPREEVDFLMKLPGEFLNTFLPDLIKENVQVRIMGKKELLPLHTVKAVDEAINKTKNNSGLILNFALNYGSRDEITAAVKTLASEVKQGRLEPSQIDDSMIEQHLMTHDLNDPDLLIRTSGEVRLSNFMLWQLAYSEFWFTEVLWPDFSEEHLREAVSQFAGRGRRYGGV from the coding sequence ATGCTTGACAAGCTTTTCTTTAAGAAAAAAAGTCCAGAGAACCATACATTCAAAGTAGAAAACATCCCAAAACATGTTGCTATAATTATGGATGGCAACGGAAGGTGGGCTCGGAAAAGAGCTATGCCACGAATTGCCGGTCATCATGAAGGGATGAAAACAGTTCGGAAAATCGTTAAAGAAGCGAATAAGATTGGAATAGAAGTTTTAACTCTTTATGCGTTTTCAACTGAAAACTGGAAACGTCCTCGTGAAGAAGTCGACTTTTTAATGAAACTTCCTGGAGAATTTTTAAACACTTTTCTTCCAGATTTGATTAAAGAGAACGTACAAGTGCGAATAATGGGTAAGAAGGAGTTATTACCACTTCACACCGTAAAAGCTGTAGATGAAGCGATTAATAAGACGAAGAACAACTCTGGATTAATCTTAAACTTCGCTCTTAATTACGGCAGCCGTGATGAGATTACAGCTGCAGTTAAAACTTTGGCATCTGAGGTGAAACAAGGAAGATTGGAGCCGTCACAAATTGATGATTCAATGATTGAACAGCATTTAATGACGCATGATCTTAACGACCCAGATCTATTGATCCGAACAAGTGGTGAGGTTCGATTAAGTAACTTTATGCTATGGCAGCTTGCGTATTCCGAATTTTGGTTTACTGAAGTGTTATGGCCAGATTTTTCTGAAGAGCATCTACGAGAAGCTGTATCACAATTTGCCGGACGAGGCAGGCGGTATGGCGGTGTTTAA
- a CDS encoding phosphatidate cytidylyltransferase, whose amino-acid sequence MKQRIITGVIAAVLFIGITLYGSWPFSLLILLLTGIGMFELLRMKRMELSFVGGIGFLLAVLIALPQDWMSSLEPFTKTDAIILAVLLLLVVTVVQKNNTDYNHISFVLFSSIYVGFGFFYLLETRILDGGVQLLFLILFMIWATDSGAYFVGKSIGKRKLWPVISPNKTIEGAVGGIFFSLVVGLISYFTHFVDMSLSNILLISIIVGIFGQIGDLAESAFKRIYDVKDSGTLLPGHGGILDRLDSALFVFPLLHVLHLIG is encoded by the coding sequence ATGAAACAACGGATAATAACAGGTGTAATCGCAGCCGTTTTATTTATAGGGATTACCCTTTATGGAAGCTGGCCGTTCTCACTATTGATACTATTGCTAACTGGGATTGGCATGTTTGAATTATTGCGTATGAAAAGAATGGAGCTAAGTTTCGTAGGGGGGATCGGATTCTTATTAGCGGTCTTGATCGCTTTACCCCAAGACTGGATGAGTTCTTTAGAGCCTTTTACTAAAACTGATGCCATTATACTTGCAGTTCTTTTATTACTAGTCGTAACTGTTGTACAAAAGAACAATACAGATTACAATCATATTTCGTTTGTGCTTTTTAGTTCTATATACGTAGGTTTTGGATTTTTCTATTTACTAGAAACGAGAATATTAGATGGTGGAGTCCAACTTTTATTCTTAATCCTATTCATGATATGGGCAACAGACTCTGGTGCCTATTTTGTAGGGAAATCGATAGGGAAACGAAAACTTTGGCCGGTTATCTCTCCGAACAAAACGATAGAAGGGGCAGTCGGAGGTATTTTCTTTAGTCTTGTTGTTGGGTTAATTAGCTATTTTACTCATTTTGTAGATATGTCGTTGTCTAATATTCTACTGATTTCCATTATCGTAGGTATATTTGGTCAAATAGGTGATTTAGCAGAATCGGCATTCAAACGAATCTATGATGTGAAAGATTCTGGTACTCTGCTTCCTGGACATGGTGGAATTTTAGATAGACTAGATAGTGCGTTATTTGTATTCCCGTTGCTCCACGTGCTTCATTTGATAGGATAA
- the dxr gene encoding 1-deoxy-D-xylulose-5-phosphate reductoisomerase, translating to MKSISLLGATGSIGVQTLDVIASHPDQFKLSSMSVGKNIEAAEKIIHQFQPEICAVQNEEDAKILRSKVSSSTRVVSGMEGLIEAAVSTDSTVLVNAVIGSVGLLPTLKAIEAKKTIALANKETLVTAGHLVMEKAKQHNVAILPVDSEHSAIYQCLNGEDSNRVEKLILTASGGSFRDRTREELKNVTVEEALNHPNWSMGAKITIDSATMMNKGLEVIEAHWLFSFDYSKIDVILHKESIIHSMVEFVDTSIIAHLGQPDMRVPIQYALTYPDRLELINGKRLNLWEVGKLHFQEMDYDRFRCLKLAFQAGNAGGLMPTILNAANEKAVELFLNGHISFLEIEEMIERAMQDLSNVSKPDLETIQETDNRTRQYVESLLSKGR from the coding sequence ATGAAATCAATAAGTTTACTTGGTGCAACAGGTTCGATCGGCGTTCAGACCTTAGATGTAATCGCCTCTCATCCAGATCAGTTCAAATTAAGCTCGATGTCTGTAGGTAAGAATATTGAAGCTGCTGAAAAAATCATACACCAATTCCAACCTGAAATCTGTGCTGTTCAAAACGAAGAAGATGCAAAAATACTTCGTTCGAAAGTAAGTTCATCTACAAGAGTTGTCTCAGGTATGGAAGGATTGATCGAAGCCGCGGTTTCTACTGATTCTACGGTCCTTGTGAACGCAGTAATCGGAAGTGTAGGGTTACTTCCTACATTAAAAGCGATCGAAGCAAAAAAGACGATCGCTTTGGCTAACAAAGAAACGCTTGTAACAGCAGGACATCTTGTTATGGAAAAAGCAAAACAACACAACGTGGCAATTCTTCCGGTCGATTCAGAGCATTCAGCGATCTATCAGTGTTTGAATGGTGAAGACTCAAACCGTGTGGAGAAATTGATATTGACCGCTTCTGGTGGAAGTTTTAGAGACCGTACACGAGAAGAATTAAAAAACGTTACAGTTGAGGAAGCTTTGAACCACCCAAACTGGTCGATGGGTGCGAAAATAACGATCGATTCTGCCACAATGATGAATAAAGGTTTAGAAGTGATTGAAGCTCATTGGTTATTTTCCTTTGATTATTCGAAAATAGACGTCATTTTACATAAGGAAAGTATCATACACTCTATGGTAGAGTTTGTTGATACAAGCATAATTGCTCATTTGGGACAACCAGATATGAGAGTGCCGATACAATACGCTCTTACATATCCCGATCGACTTGAATTAATAAACGGGAAAAGGTTAAACTTATGGGAAGTTGGAAAGTTGCATTTTCAAGAAATGGATTACGATCGGTTCAGATGTTTAAAACTTGCCTTCCAAGCTGGAAACGCTGGTGGCTTGATGCCGACCATTTTAAATGCTGCGAACGAAAAAGCGGTCGAGCTATTCTTGAATGGTCATATCTCGTTTCTTGAGATTGAAGAGATGATTGAAAGAGCAATGCAAGATTTGTCCAACGTCAGTAAGCCAGACCTTGAGACAATACAAGAAACAGATAATAGGACTCGTCAATATGTGGAGTCACTACTTAGTAAAGGCAGGTAA